ggaggaggggtatcTCCCGTGTacctcaccccccgccccgcaccGCCGGGCAGCCGCTTGGgcggctcacttcacttctctggactcgtgcgtaaaacggagattaataatgataataataatggtatttgttaagcgcttactacgtgcaaagcaccgttctaagcgctggcgaggttacaaagtcatcaggttgtccccatggggggctcacagtttttatccccatcttacctgtatatgtgtatatatggttgtacatatttattactctatttatttatttattttacttgtacatatctatcctatttattttattttgttagtatgtttggttttgttctctgtctcccccttttagactgtgagcccactgttgggtagggactgtctctatatgttgccaatttggacttcccaagcgcttagtacagtgctctgcacatagtaagcgctcaataaatacgattgatgatgatcttacagatgagactagactgtgagcccactgttgggtagggcccgtctctatacgttgccaacttgttcttcccaagcgcttagtacagtgctctgcacacagtaagcgctcaatacgattgattgattgattgaggtaactgaggcccagagaagtgacttgcccaaagtcacacagctgacagctggcggatctgggattcgaacccatgacctcggactccagagcccgggctctttccactgagccaggctgattaagctcgcgagccccaagtggaatacggaccgtgtccaacccgattagcgtgtatctaccccggcgcttagtacagtgtctggtacacagtaagcgcttaaaacaatagcagaaaccaaaccaaaaaagataatcaggtcagaccctgtccctcaaaggaCTCGAAGTCTAGGGGGAATGACAATATCAACAGGAAGAataatgaggtaataataattataataacagataatagtatctgttaagcacttttttttttaacggcatttattaagcgcttactatgtgcagcgcactgttcaaagcgctggggaggttacaaggcgatcaggttgccccacggtggggctcacagtcttcatccccattttccagatgaaggaactgaggcccagagaagtgaagtgactcgcccgaggtcacccggctgacaattggtggagccgggattcgaacccacgacctctgactccaaagcccgggctctttccactgagccgcgccgctgcTCATTCTGCTGCCACCTAttctgtgccgggcaccgtactaagcaccggggtggacgcgaggcaatcaagttggacaccgtcctttccccacacggggctcacggccttgacccccattttacggatgagggaactgaggcagagggaagtgaagtggctcgcccgagGTCTCCCGACAggtgagcggtggagccgggatgggagGGCCGCCGGGCCCCCggctagggaagcagcgcggctcagtggaaagagcccgggatctggagtcggaggtcacgggttctaatcccggctctgccgcctgtcggctgggtgacttcgggcgagtcgcttcacttctctgggcctcagtcgcctcatctggaaactggggatgaagaccgcgagcaaccgcgtgggacaacgcgatcaccttgtaaccgccccccccagcacgtagtaagcgccgccCCGGGCCCGGACTCTCCCCCGCGGGCGGGACCGGGGTGggagagccccccgccccccccgtccccggcccccgtccttccCTCGGGGTCCCCCTCACCTGCAGGGCCAGGTCCACGGCCTCCTCGTAGAGCTCCAGCACCTTGTAGACGTGGACGCAGGCGCGGCGGTGGCCGTGTTCGGCGCAGAGGCGCAGGGCGTACTTGAGGTCGTAGTGGACGCGGCGGGGGCTCGTGCCCGCCTGCACCAGGTAGCCCAGCAGGGCGTCGGGCCGGCCGCGGGCGTAGAGCGACAGCAGGTAGTTGTGGATGGCCTGGTCGGTCTCGCCCAGCTCTCGCACGCAGAACTCCAGGTAGCGGATGGCCTGGCCGACGGACTGGGCCTCGCCGGCCGGGCCGGCCGagttgaccagggccgggaggagccGGCGGGCGTCCAGGCGGGGGCCCTGGGCGATCCAGGCGTCCACCAGCTGGCGGGGCGTGTGGCGGATGAGGACGGGCGAGAACTTGTAGAAGAGCTGGGGGTCCCGGTGGCGGGCCAGCACGGCCAGGGCCTCCCCGTAGGCCTCGTGCTGGCAGTGGTGGGCCACCACGCGCCCGTAGTCCTGCGTGACCACGGCGAAGAACACCATGTGCTCCGTGTCCCCGTGGCTGGCCAGCAGCTCGTGGACCAGGGCCCGGCCGGCCAGCAGCCACTCCCTGTGGCGGGGGCTGGCGAGGAAGGCCTGGAACTGGTCGCGCGCCTCCAGGTAGCGGGCCCGGTCCCCGGGCCGGCCCCGCAGGGCCCCGAGCCGGCTGAGGAACAGCTCCGTCAGCCAGGCGGTCAGCAGGGCGGCCTGCGTGCGCTCGGCCGGCTTCAGCCCGGCCAGCTTGCGCTGCAGGAACTCGGCCAGGGCGGCCTCCTGCCGGGCCCCCAGGAACTTGAGGGCGATCTCCTCGAAGGAGCTCTGCGTCAGCGCGTAGCAGCGGGCGCTGTCCAGGTAGCGGCCCTGGCCGAAGCAGAAGGCGGCCTCGCGGGTCAGCACGGCGTCCAGGCAGTCGGGCCGCTCGCGGCAGTACTCCTTGGCCAGGTCGAAGCGGTTCAGGTCCAGGTAGGTGCGCCAGACGTCGCGGGCCTCGCGCCGCACGTGGTAGCGGAAGACGGCCCGCTCCGTGTGGGCCCACAGCTGCCCCGTGGCCGCGTCCTTCGCCATGCCCCGCAGCGGCCCGAACTTGTCCAGGAAGTGGTCCCGCAGGACCACCTGGCCCGTCAGCGTGCAAACCGCCTCCACCCGGTccgccagcagcagcaggaagtggAACTGGGTCAGCGCGATGGCCAGGGGCGGGCTGGCCCCGGGCCCCACGCCCGCCGGGTACTCCCACACCCGCTCCTCGCTCAGCGGGGCGTCCGGCCGGCCGCAGTCCAGGGCCCCGTACAGGACGCCGTCCCCCATCATCCAGGCGAAGGCCCGCGGCGCCGAGCGCAGCTTCGGGGTGTACAGGGCCAGCTCGCTGTAGCCCAGGCTGCCGGGGAACTCGCGGAACGGGGGCGGGTGGTCGGCGTAGGGGGCGAACAGGGCCCCGAAGCCCGGCGCCtccgccccgccctcccccgccgCCCGCGGGCCGGAGAACTGGAAGAGGCGCTGGCGGGTGGTGGCCAGGACGAAGCCGCGCCCGTCCAGGCCCCGCTCGGCCTCCAGGCAGCACACGGGCGCCGGGCCCCCCTCCTCGGTCAGCGCGTACAGCGGGCGGAAGCAGAGGTCCGGGGCCGGCCCGAACAGGCCGCCCTCGCTGGCCGACAGCTCCGCCTCGAAGATCTGGCCCTGGACGGTGCCCACCAGGATGGGCCCCGTGCCGCTCTCCGTGCCCAGCGCCTTGTTCCAGCCCACGCTCTCCACCACGTGCCCCTTCCAGCGGGCCAGCGGGCGCACCTTCGGCCCGCCGCGGTGCACGTACAGGACTTCGGCGCTGCTCAGGGCAACGAGGAGGTGGGAGCCTGGGGGGGGGGACGGCTCGTCATCAACCATCAccctcatcgatcgtatttactgagcgcttactacgtgcagggcaccggactgagcgcttgggaagtacaaattggcaacacagagagacagtccctacccgacagtgggctcacggtctaaaaggctcAGGGCCCCGgctccctcgccccccgccccgcgcccccccccggccctcctcACCCGTGGGGTCCAAGAACATCTTGTGGACCTTCGCTTCATCCTTGCGTCCCAGCTCCAGCTGGTTGGGCTCGTTGGCTTTGCCCAGGTCGATGCTGCGGGAGACGGGGGCCCCGCGTCACGCGGGGCGGTGCCCACgggacccccgccgccccctccccgccccgccggggCGGCCCCCCCCGACCGTGGCCGGCCCGGCCCACCGGAGCAGCGTGTCCCTGCCCAGGCTCATGCAAAGCTGGTTGCAGGAGACCACCAGGCTGGTGATGCGTTCCGGCGGGGTGAAGTCGATCCGCTGCTTGGTGAAGATGGGCGCCTCCTTCTCCAGCTGGGCTGTCACGAACCCTGGACCGAGAGAGAGCGGGGCAGTGGGAACGAGCGGGGAAAGGGGGTCCCGGGACGTTTTCCCAACCGCGGGGGAGCCGGCCTGCCGCCGGCCGTTTTTTGATGGTCTCGGTTGAGCatctaccacgtgccaggcaccgtaaatATAaggtacttaggttggacacggtcccggtcccacccagtgctcacggtctcaatccccatttaacagatgaggtaactgaggcagagagaagtgaagtgcctgccGCCGGCCGCTTTTTGATGGTCTTGGTTGAGCgtctactacgtgccgggcactgtaagtATAaggtacttaggttggacacggtcccggtcccacccagtgctcacggtctcaatccccatggaacagatgaggtaactgaggcagagagaagtgaagtgcctgccGCCGGCCGCTTTTTGATGGTCTTGGTTGAGCgtctactacgtgccgggcaccgtaaATATAaggtacttaggttggacacggtcccgatcccacccagggctcatggtctcaatccccatggaacagatgaggtaactgaggcagagagaagtgaagtgcctgccGCCGGCTGttttttgatcatcatcaatcgtatttattgagcgcttactgtgtgcagagcatggtcttggttgagcgtttactacgtgccgggcaccgtaaATATAAGgtacttaggttggacatggtcccggtcccacacaaggctcacggtctcaatacccatttaacagatgaggtaactgaggcagagagaagtgaagtgcctgccGCCGGCTGTTTTTTGATGGTCTTGggtgagtgtctactatgtgccgggcaccgtaaaTATAaggtacttaggttggacacggtcctggtcccacacagggctcacggtctcaatccccattgaacagatgaggcaactgaggcagagagaagtgaagtgcctgccGTCGGCTGttttttgatcatcatcaatcgtatttattgagcgcttactgtgtacagagcatggtcttggttgagcgtttactacgtgccgggcaccgtaaGTATAaggtacttaggttggacacggtcccggtcccacccagggctcacggtctcaatccccatttaacagatgaggtaactgaggcagagagaagtgaagcggctggcCCTAGGTCACGCgagcagagaagaggtggagtgggattagaacccaggttcttccttccgactccgaggcccgggttcCAGCCACTCGTGTCCACCTCTCTAGTCAGCTCCATGCCCCAGTAGGCGACGGGGCCGGAGGCCTCCCGTCCCCCAcagtctcctcaatcaatcaatctgtgtgcagagcttactgtgtgcagagcactgtactaagcgcttgggaagtacaagttggcaacatatagagacagtccctacccaacagtgggctcgcagtctaaaagaaaattgcgtgagccccccgtgggacaacctgatcaccctgtatcctccccagcgcttagaacagtgcttggcacatagtaagcgcttaacaaataccacacacagcatcagtggaggagccgggattagaacccacgaccttccaactcccaggcttctAACCACTATGCCGGTCTGCTTCCTCGGCCTCTCCTAAAGCCACTTCCCCATTCTGCTTCCTCGGCCTCTCCTAAAGCCACTTCCCCATCCGGGGCCCGTCCCGCGGGCCGGGGGTGGTGTCTCTTCCCGGCCGAGTTAGCGCCCTGCTCCTGCCTCCATCTGATTTCCCTTCCGGTCCGTCCGGAAGGCCTTGGCCCGTTCAGGGTCCtcggactctcattcattcaatcgtatttactgagcgcttactgtgtgcagagcactggactaagcgcttgggaagtccaagtcagcaacatatagagacggtccctacccaacaacgggcagacaacaaaacaaagcatgtggacaggtgtcaaaaccgtggatcagtggaaagagcccgggctttggagtcagaggtcatgggttcgaatcccggctccgccgattgtcagctgtgtgaagtcacttcacttctctgtgcctcagttccctcatctgtaaaatggggatgaagactgtgagccccaagtgggacaacctgatcaccttaagaagcagtggaaagagcatgggtttgggagtcagaggccgcaggttccaatcatcatcatcatcatcgtcatcaatcgtatttattgagcgcttactgtgtgcagagcactggactaagcgcttgggaagtacaagttgcactgccgggtgacgctgggcaagtcacttaacttctctgggcctcagtgacctcatctgtcaaatggggatgaagactgggagcccccagggggacaacctgttcaccttgtaacctccccagcgcttagaacagtgctttgcacatagtatatatgtgcatatatacacgtgcatgtgcatatatatgtgcgCATATAGatgtgaatatgtttgtacatatttactactctttattttacttgtatgtatttattctatttattttgttaatatgttttgttttgttgtctgtctcccccttctagactgtgagccagctgttgggtagggaccgtctatttcTGCTGCCAacatgttcttcccaagcacttagtacagtgctctgcacacagtaagcgctcaataaatacgattgaatgaatgaatgaaagggagagacagacaacaaaatgggtagggaccgtccctatatgttgccaacttgtccttcccaagtgcttagtccagtgctctgcacacagtaagcactcaataagtacgattgaatgaatgaaagtaagcacttagtaaatgccatcattattattatagaagggggagacagacagcaaaacaggacaagtagatgggtgtcaaaactgtcagaataaatagaatgaataatgattgttattattattagcagcgtggctcagtggaaagagcattggctttggagtcagaggtcatgggttcaaatcccggctctgccagttgtcagctgtgtgactttgggcatgtcaatcttctattcattcattcaatcgtatttactgagcgcttaccatgtgcagagcactgtactaagcacttgggaagtacaagttggcaacatataaagacggtccctacccaacagcgggctcacagttataggttgccaacttgtacttatactccccctctccccctcatccccctctccatccccatcttagctccttcccttccccacagctcctgtatgtatgtatatatctttgtacatcatcaatcgtatttattgagcgcttactgtgtgcagagcactgtacaaagtgcttgggaagtacaagttggcaacatatagagacagtccctacccaacagtgggctcacagtctaaaagtaactacctgtatatatgcatatatgtttagggactgtctctatatgttgccaacttgtacttcccaagtgcttagtacagatatatatgttaagtccccctctccatcccccccatcttacctccttcccttccccacagcacctgcatatatgtatagatgtttgtacatatttattactctatttatttattttacttgtacctatctattctatttattttattttgttagtatgtttggttttgtcgtctgtctcccccttttagactgtgggcccactgctgggtagggaccgtctctagatgttgccaacatgggcttcccaagcgcttagtccagtgctctgcgcacaggaagcgctcaataaatacaattgattgattgattgtccttcccaagcgcttagtccagtgctctgcacacagtaagcactcaataaatacgattgattgattgactgaatgaatgagggcgattgtccccctctccatcccccccatcttacctccttcccttccccacagcacctgcatatatgtatatatgtttgtacatatttattactctagttatttatttattttacttgtgcctttctattctatttattttattttgttagtatgttttgtcttgttctctgtctccccctttaagactgtgagcccactgtcgggtagggactgtctctagatgttgccaacttggacatcccaagcgcttagtccagtgctctgcacacagtaagcgctcaatcaatacgattgattgattgattgattgaatgaatgaatgaaagagggcgattgtccccctctccatcccccccatcttacctccttcccttccccacagcacctgcatatatgtatatatgtttgtacagatttattactctagttatttatttattttacttgtacctatctattctattttattttgttagtatgtttggttttgtctcccccttttagactgtgagcccactgttgggtagggactgtctctagatgttgccaacttggacatcccaagcgcttagtccagtgctctgcacacaggaagcgctcaataaatacaattgattgattgattgtacttcccaagcgcttagtccagtgctctgcacacagtaagcgctcgattgattgattgattgattgaatgaatgagggtgattgtggggtgaggggagagagggggctggtggggggcggggccggtcctgtcaggtcattcattcattcattgggtcattcattcattcattcattcggtctgaTGGAGGGTggcctgtgtgcaaagccctgggagaAGCGTTGGGCTACTTACCAGAGTGCGGGATGCCCAGGGCGGGGGGCCCCGGCGGCACCACGGCGGGCCGCCACAGCGAGTCTTCGTACTCATCCAGGATGGACGCCATGATGGCGGCcaaggagggacggagggagggaggaccgaTCGTGGCCTCCGCGGACCCCGCTCCCCTCCAACGGGAGGCCGGCCCGACCCGTTACGCGAGCCCGGGGCTTCGGGCCTACCGCCCCGACTGCGCCTGCGCCTTAACGACGCGACCAGGAGGGGGCGTGCCCTACAGGAGCACAGctggcgagggggcggggcctgcgggagTAGCGTATGGGGGCGGAGTCATAAGGGGCGTGGCCTGTGGGGAAAGGGGCGGAGCCAAAGTGGGCggggtcatttattttatttggttaatatgttttgttctgttgtctgtctcccccttctagactgtgagcatgttgttgggtaggggccgtctctagatgttgccaacttgtacttcccaagcgcttagtacagtgctctgcacacagtaagcgctcaataaatacgattgattgattatttatttatcttacttgtacctatctattctacttattttattttgttggtatgtttgattttgttctctgtctcccccttttagactgtgagcccgctgttgggtagggaccgtctctagatgttgccaacatgggcttcccaagcgcttagtccagtgctctgcacacattctgcattgaattaatgaatttattgagcgcttactgcatgcagagcactggactaagcgattgggaaaagttggcaacatcgagagacggtccctacccaacagtgggctcacagtccagaaatggGAGCTGAGCAGGAAAGGTTTCAGTAATAGCGAGTGAGGACCAAGGGAGGACACTGGGCTTTCCCCGAAAGGAGcgtgcagggaatcaatcaatcgatcgtatttattgagcgcttactgtgtgcagagcactgtactaagcgcttgggaagtacaagttggcgacatatagagacagtccttacccaacagtgggctcacagtctagaagggggagacacagaacaaaaccaaacatattaacaaaata
Above is a window of Tachyglossus aculeatus isolate mTacAcu1 chromosome 12 unlocalized genomic scaffold, mTacAcu1.pri SUPER_6_unloc_1, whole genome shotgun sequence DNA encoding:
- the VPS18 gene encoding vacuolar protein sorting-associated protein 18 homolog, with amino-acid sequence MASILDEYEDSLWRPAVVPPGPPALGIPHSGFVTAQLEKEAPIFTKQRIDFTPPERITSLVVSCNQLCMSLGRDTLLRIDLGKANEPNQLELGRKDEAKVHKMFLDPTGSHLLVALSSAEVLYVHRGGPKVRPLARWKGHVVESVGWNKALGTESGTGPILVGTVQGQIFEAELSASEGGLFGPAPDLCFRPLYALTEEGGPAPVCCLEAERGLDGRGFVLATTRQRLFQFSGPRAAGEGGAEAPGFGALFAPYADHPPPFREFPGSLGYSELALYTPKLRSAPRAFAWMMGDGVLYGALDCGRPDAPLSEERVWEYPAGVGPGASPPLAIALTQFHFLLLLADRVEAVCTLTGQVVLRDHFLDKFGPLRGMAKDAATGQLWAHTERAVFRYHVRREARDVWRTYLDLNRFDLAKEYCRERPDCLDAVLTREAAFCFGQGRYLDSARCYALTQSSFEEIALKFLGARQEAALAEFLQRKLAGLKPAERTQAALLTAWLTELFLSRLGALRGRPGDRARYLEARDQFQAFLASPRHREWLLAGRALVHELLASHGDTEHMVFFAVVTQDYGRVVAHHCQHEAYGEALAVLARHRDPQLFYKFSPVLIRHTPRQLVDAWIAQGPRLDARRLLPALVNSAGPAGEAQSVGQAIRYLEFCVRELGETDQAIHNYLLSLYARGRPDALLGYLVQAGTSPRRVHYDLKYALRLCAEHGHRRACVHVYKVLELYEEAVDLALQVDVDLAKECADLPEDDEELRKKLWLKIARHVVQEEEDVKTAMACLASCPLLKIEDVLPFFPDFVTIDHFKEAICGSLRAYNRHIEELQREMEEATASAQRIRRDLQELRGRYGAVEPQDKCAACDFPLLNRPFYLFLCGHMFHGDCLLQAVRPGLPAYKQARLEELQLKLGAAPPAPLAPKGPARAKEAEAAGAAPPPDQLRAELEALVAAECVYCGELMIRSVDRPFIDPQSYEEERQSWL